Proteins co-encoded in one Hemibagrus wyckioides isolate EC202008001 linkage group LG26, SWU_Hwy_1.0, whole genome shotgun sequence genomic window:
- the LOC131346695 gene encoding serine/threonine-protein kinase pim-1-like: MATEGGKKKEDDVNPEKTESDSQTSCSNTKRQSKENPLKRKRINTFHEEPELQSEETPGKRRRTEKEESHVNQEKNKNNSQTSCFSAGKQSKKNHLKRKRMDDSHEEPELQTEETSGKRRRTETDEDDVNREKTKKIYTRYIVSGLLGKGSFGAVYSAVRKTDGRKVAIKFVDKDDNHRQDTLPGDTCRLLVEVALMELVCRRPHSPSVVELIEWFGSAQYFILVMEHTDPCMDVYKYCNKNRLSDTEAQILMIQVAEAASHCLNRGVFDVNLMDHFHDLTDSTLSLFLLGTPYFVPPEVLRGYYYKAEAATTWGLGVLLYSLLCGTVLYIDEGAILEGDLCLPDDLSEGE, from the exons ATGGCGACAGAGG ggggaaaaaaaaaagaggacgaTGTGAACCCAGAGAAGACTGAGAGCGATTCACAGACCTCCTGCTCCAACACTAAAAGGCAAAGCAAGGAGAACCctctgaaaagaaaaaggattAATACTTTTCATGAAGAACCTGAGCTCCAGTCAGAGGAGACACCAGGAAAAAGGAGGAgaacagagaaagaagagagccATGTGAACCAAGAGAAGAATAAGAACAATTCACAGACCTCCTGCTTCTCTGCTGGAAAACAAAGCAAGAAGAAtcatctgaaaagaaaaaggatgGATGATTCCCATGAAGAACCTGAGCTCCAGACCGAGGAGACATCAGGAAAAAGGAGGAGAACAGAGACAGATGAGGACGATGTGAACCGAGAGAAGACTAAGAA GATTTATACACGCTACATTGTGAGTGGGCTGCTGGGTAAAGGAAGCTTCGGTGCCGTCTATTCAGCTGTTCGGAAAACAGATGGGAGAA AGGTGGCCATTAAATTTGTGGACAAGGATGACAACCACAGACAAGACACTCTT CCTGGTGACACATGCAGACTCCTTGTTGAGGTGGCACTAATGGAGCTTGTGTGCAGGCGTCCTCACAGTCCAAGTGTGGTCGAGCTGATTGAATGGTTTGGGTCAGCCCAATACTTTATCTTGGTCATGGAGCATACAGACCCCTGTATGGATGTCTACAAGTACTGTAATAAGAACAGACTGAGTGATACAGAGGCTCAAATCTTAATGATTCAAGTAGCTGAGGCTGCATCTCACTGCCTTAACCGGGGAGT ATTTGATGTGAATTTAATGGATCATTTTCATGATCTTACTGACAgtactctttctctttttcttttaggCACGCCATATTTTGTCCCTCCTGAAGTGCTCAGGGGATATTATTACAAAGCAGAAGCTGCCACCACCTGGGGTTTAGGTGTGCTCCTGTACAGCCTGTTATGTGGAACTGTGCTGTATATTGATGAAGGTGCGATTCTTGAAGGCGACCTGTGCTTGCCTGATGATCTGTCTGAAGGTGAGTAA
- the eif5b gene encoding eukaryotic translation initiation factor 5B, producing the protein MGKKQKNKGDDGAKDDVDIDALAAEIEGAGAAKEQSKGKGKKKKGKKDDFDEDDILKELEELSLETHGGKAKEPAKKSDSIEDVEAEPAPTKADKKKAKKGKREDDEGEEAQSKDDMENESRAKGKKALPAPAAAPAASESDDESQSQSKAKPVKKGRRKGASDSEDDDEDGQANKGGGGDEEQSDDDSQAARKQKKKAKAKAKADSDNDDAEDDGSFKMKTAAQKKAEKKERDKKKKEEERAKMKAKKEKEEEAAKKEVTKVTGKPAAAPSTETKKTEVEEIDGAEDQGEDEGEGEKKKKDKDKKKKKGEKEEKEKKKGPSKAAVKAMQEALARMKEEEERAKREEEERERRLAELEAQRLEQERLEAERKEKKKQKDKERKERLKKEGKLLTKSQKEARARAEATLRALQAQGVEVPSKDSMPRKKPVYSDKRKKKPTAHTPEETSEVASPTSEVAEPIAMAMEVNASKEEPEAETKAEAADLDDWEAMASDEERELKKVHIEVKETAATQPGHKPSAPAEQENGSEEEDEEDEEDEEEDEEDESEEEDEEEEKDSQTAQDKSVKEESSESSSESDSDDERTKEERMYDKAKRRIEKRRQENLKNTNLEKLRSPVVCVLGHVDTGKTKILDKLRHTHVQDGEAGGITQQIGATNVPLETIIEQTKMVKNFDRDNIKVPGMLIIDTPGHESFSNLRNRGSSLCDIAILVVDIMHGLEPQTLESINLLKEKKCPFIVALNKIDRLYDWKKSPDTDVVATLKKQKKNTKDEFDERAKAVMLEFAQQGLNAALFYENKDPRTFVSLVPTSAHSGDGMGNLIALLVELTQTMLARRLAHCDELRAQVMEVKALPGMGTTIDVILINGCLREGDTIIVPGVEGPIVTQIRGLLLPPPLKELRVKNQYEKHKEVNTSQGVKILGKDLEKTLAGLPLLVAHKDDEIPVLKDDLIRELKQTLNAIKLEEKGVYVQASTLGSLEALLEFLRTSKVPYAGINIGPVHKKDVMKASTMLEHDPQYAVILAFDVKIERDSQEMADSLGVRIFSAEIIYHLFDAFTKYREDYKKQKQEEFKHVAVFPCKLRILPQFIFNSRDPIVMGVTVEAGVLKTGTPLCVPSKAFVEIGIVTSIEVNHKPVDTAKKGQEICVKIEPIPGESPKMYGRHFEAVDIIVSKITRQSIDALKNWFRDEMQKSDWQLIVELKKTFEII; encoded by the exons ATGggaaagaagcagaaaaataaaGGAGATGACGG TGCCAAAGACGACGTTGACATTGATGCCTTAGCAGCTGAGATCGAAGGAGCCGGCGCAGCAAAGGAACAGAGCAAAGGCAAGggcaagaagaagaaagggaaGAAAGACGACTTTGA TGAGGATGACATCCTGAAAGAACTGGAGGAGTTATCACTTGAAACCCATGGTGGAAAAGCAAAAGAACCAGCAAAG AAATCAGACTCCATAGAGGACGTAGAGGCCGAGCCAGCACCGACCAAGGCAGACAAGAAGAAGGCCAAGAAGGGCAAGCGCGAGGACGATGAGGGTGAAGAGGCTCAGAGTAAAGACGACATGGAGAACGAGAGCAGGGCGAAAGGCAAAAAGGCACTGCCGGCTCCcgctgctgctcctgctgcttcAGAGTCTGACGACGAGTCTCAATCGCAAAGCAAAGCCAAGCCCGTCAAGAAGGGCAGGCGGAAGGGTGCATCCGACTCTGAGGATGACGATGAGGATGGACAAGCAAataaaggaggaggaggcgaCGAAGAGCAGTCAGACGACGATTCCCAGGCCGCTCGCAAACAGAAGAAAAAGGCAAAAGCGAAAGCAAAGGCTGACAGTGATAACGACGACGCAGAAGACGATGGCTCCTTCAAAATGAAGACGGCGGCACAGAAGAAAGCGGAGAAGAAGGAGCGagataaaaagaagaaggaggaagagagggcCAAGATGAAGGCGaaaaaggagaaggaggaagaggctGCTAAGAAGGAAGTAACCAAGGTTACAGGAAAACCTGCTGCTGCTCCATCCACAGAAACTAAGAAGACGGAGGTGGAGGAGATAGACGGAGCCGAAGACCAGGGCGAAG atgagggtgagggtgagaagaagaagaaggacaaggacaagaagaaaaagaaaggagaaaaggaagaaaaagagaaaaagaaagggcCAAGCAAAGCCGCAGTGAAGGCCATGCAGGAGGCCCTTGCTCggatgaaggaggaggaagagcgagccaagagggaggaagaggagagggagagacgcCTGGCTGAACTGGAGGCCCAGAGGCTCGAGCAG GAGCGACTGGAAGCtgagaggaaggagaagaagaagcagaaggacaaagaaagaaaagaaaggctgAAGAAGGAGGGCAAGCTCCTCACCAAGTCGCAGAAGGAGGCTCGGGCCAGAGCCGAGGCCACGCTCCGTGCGCTGCAGGCccagg GTGTTGAAGTGCCATCCAAAGACTCTATGCCAAGGAAGAAGCCTGTTTACTCTgacaaaaggaaaaagaagcCAACAGCACACACTCCTGAAG AGACCTCAGAAGTAGCTTCACCCACGTCGGAGGTGGCTGAACCCATCGCCATGGCGATGGAAGTGAACGCCTCCAAGGAAGAGCCAG AGGCTGAAACTAAGGCTGAAGCTGCAGACCTAGATGACTGGGAGGCCATGGCCAGTGATGAAGAAAGAG AGTTGAAGAAGGTGCACATCGAAGTGAAGGAGACAGCAGCCACTCAGCCAGGCCACAAACCCTCTGCTCCTGCCGAACAGGAGAACGGTAGTGAAGAAGAGGACGAGGAAGacgaggaggatgaagaggaggacgAAGAGGACGAGAGCGAGGAAGAGGacgaagaggaagagaaggacaGCCAGACAGCACAGGACAAGAGTGTGAAAGAAGAGAGCTCGGAGTCGAGCAGCGAGAGCGATTCGGACGACGAGCGCACCAAAGAGGAGAGGATGTACGACAAGGCCAAGAGACGCATAGAG AAACGGAGACAGGAGAATCTGAAGAACACCAACTTGGAGAAATTGAGATCTCCTGTGGTCTGTGTCTTGGGCCATGTAGatacaggaaaaacaaaaatccttgacaag CTgcgacacacacacgtacaggaTGGCGAGGCAGGTGGAATCACCCAACAGATTGGTGCCACCAACGTTCCCTTGGAAACCATCATTGAGCAAACCAAGATGGTGAAAAAC TTTGACAGGGATAATATAAAAGTTCCAGGAATGCTGATTATCGACACCCCAGGACACGAGTCTTTCAG TAATCTGAGAAACCGAGGCAGTTCCCTGTGTGACATTGCGATCCTGGTGGTGGACATAATGCATGGTCTGGAACCTCAAACCCTCGAGTCCATCAACCTGCTGAAGGAAAAGAAATGTCCCTTTATTGTTGCTCTTAACAAG ATCGACCGTCTCTATGACTGGAAGAAGAGCCCGGACACAGACGTTGTAGCTACGctgaagaagcagaagaagaacaCAAAGGATGAGTTTGATGAGCGAGCCAAAGCCGTCATGCTAGAGTTCGCCCAGCAG GGTTTGAATGCAGCTCTGTTCTATGAGAACAAAGACCCACGGACGTTTGTGTCACTGGTGCCCACCTCTGCACATTCAGGCGACGGCATGGGCAACCTGATCGCCCTGCTGGTCGAGCTCACCCAGACCATGCTGGCACGCAGACTGGCCCACTGCGACGAGCTCCGAGCACAGGTCATGGAG GTAAAAGCTCTGCCCGGTATGGGTACGACAATAGACGTGATCCTGATCAACGGGTGCTTGCGTGAGGGCGATACCATCATCGTGCCCGGTGTGGAGGGGCCGATCGTCACTCAGATCAGAGGACTGCTGTTACCACCTCCTCTCAAAGAGCTCCGGGTCAAG AATCAGTATGAGAAGCACAAGGAGGTGAATACGTCTCAGGGAGTGAAAATCCTGGGGAAGGATCTGGAAAAGACTCTGGCAGGTTTGCCCCTGCTCGTGGCCCATAAAGATGACGAGATTCCTGTACTGAAG gATGACCTGATCAGGGAGCTGAAGCAGACGCTGAACGCGATTAAGCTGGAGGAGAAGGGTGTGTATGTACAGGCGTCGACACTGGGCTCACTGGAAGCTCTGCTGGAATTTTTGCGCACATCCAAAGTGCCT tatgCTGGCATTAATATCGGTCCTGTTCACAAGAAAGATGTAATGAAGGCATCTACAATGCTGGAACATGACCCACA GTACGCAGTGATACTGGCATTTGATGTGAAGATTGAGAGAGACTCTCAGGAGATGGCCGACAGTCTTGGCGTGAGGATTTTTAGCGCCGAGATCATTTACCATCTGTTCGACGCCTTCACCAAATACAGAGAAGACTACAAGAAACAGAAGCAGGAGGAGTTCAA GCATGTAGCAGTGTTCCCGTGTAAGCTGCGCATCCTGCCTCAGTTCATCTTTAACTCCCGAGACCCTATAGTCATGGGGGTGACTGTGGAGGCAGGGGTATTAAAGACAGGCACCCCGCTGTGTGTACCTAGCAAAgcg TTCGTGGAGATTGGCATCGTGACCAGTATCGAGGTGAACCACAAGCCAGTGGATACTGCGAAGAAAGGGCAGGAGATCTGCGTGAAGATCGAGCCGATTCCCGGAGAATCGCCCAAGATGTACGGCCGACATTTCGAGGCTGTAGATATCATCGTTAGCAAG ATTACCCGTCAGTCCATTGACGCTCTGAAGAACTGGTTCCGAGACGAGATGCAGAAGTCGGACTGGCAACTAATCGTGGAATTGAAGAAAACTTTTGAAATCATCTGA
- the lipt1 gene encoding lipoyltransferase 1, mitochondrial, which translates to MILRTLSRMSVTTRDLSRLARHESTLKSCFDESGGEGLILKSSSTDIFQNLALEDWIHDRVDLQSRSVLFLWRNAPAVVIGRHQNPWQECNLELLRRTGIPVARRRSGGGTVYHDLGNINMTFFTSKKKYDRMRNLGVVTGALKALSPNLDVCATERFDIILNGCYKISGTAARLGRKTAYHHCTLLCSADRSILSSVLKSSCTGIKSNATPSVPSPVTNLSDHDPSLNPSSLMDAIASCYNKEFDLDCPVLTVDPGSEVMMPGIHKMTSDLKNWDWVYGKTPKFSVCTSFMVDNTNVGLEIEIKNGVVESCIMDVHHDWLPADFVKEFCSSLIGIRFCPNEFAVAVAAFIRTTSSSPQHTQNTLRLYENIVSVM; encoded by the coding sequence ATGATTCTGAGGACTTTGTCCCGAATGTCCGTCACTACACGTGACCTCAGCCGGCTCGCGCGACACGAGAGCACTTTAAAGTCATGCTTTGATGAGAGCGGTGGAGAGGGACTCATCCTCAAATCTTCATCCACGGATATCTTCCAAAACCTGGCTCTAGAGGACTGGATACATGATCGTGTCGACTTGCAGAGCcgaagtgttttgtttttatggagAAACGCTCCAGCGGTGGTGATCGGGAGACACCAGAACCCCTGGCAGGAGTGTAACCTGGAGCTCCTGAGGCGGACAGGAATCCCGGTGGCGAGGCGTCGGAGCGGAGGAGGAACCGTCTACCACGATTTGGGCAACATAAACATGACCTTCTTCACCTCGAAGAAGAAATACGACCGCATGAGGAACCTCGGGGTAGTGACCGGTGCACTGAAGGCACTCAGTCCGAATCTGGACGTGTGTGCTACAGAGAGGTTTGACATTATACTTAACGGATGTTATAAGATCTCCGGGACTGCAGCCAGGCTGGGAAGGAAGACCGCCTATCATCACTGCACCTTACTGTGTTCCGCAGATCGCTCTATCCTCTCATCAGTCTTGAAGAGCTCATGCACGGGCATTAAAAGCAACGCCACCCCCAGTGTGCCTTCTCCCGTGACAAACCTCTCAGATCACGACCCCTCTCTGAATCCCTCTTCCCTTATGGACGCCATTGCGTCTTGTTACAATAAAGAGTTTGACCTCGACTGTCCTGTCCTTACAGTCGACCCGGGATCAGAAGTGATGATGCCTGGCATTCACAAGATGACCTCCGATTTGAAAAACTGGGACTGGGTTTATGGAAAGACTCCAAAATTCAGCGTTTGCACATCTTTTATGGTGGACAACACCAACGTTGGACTGGAGATAGAGATCAAGAATGGGGTTGTAGAGTCCTGCATCATGGATGTACACCATGACTGGCTACCTGCAGACTTTGTGAAAGAATTCTGCTCCAGTTTGATCGGGATCCGGTTCTGTCCAAATGAGTTTGCTGTGGCTGTAGCAGCTTTTATAAGAACTACCTCATCCTCTCCGCAGCATACCCAAAACACACTAAGACTCTATGAAAACATTGTATCAGTAATGTAA